In a genomic window of Pseudoliparis swirei isolate HS2019 ecotype Mariana Trench chromosome 20, NWPU_hadal_v1, whole genome shotgun sequence:
- the tbrg1 gene encoding transforming growth factor beta regulator 1 isoform X1: protein MDSLNTFESEMEADGQGNYSLFPALDSIASLSGTAEALESEPPSEIAEKPNLTWLDAAQIVLEDAGRSMHIKEIKQRIIDRGLVQSNAKSSLEAVMYRETQKGSRRFKRIENRNGVFALLTDEERQQALQAFTAQSFLGSPQHNTVSSSGSGTSAHAFPSPTSSSEHRTKMKRGPRKKQNEKYQLKYLRLRKAARAMIFENAALCDEVAHLEEKFLRAKEERRFLLKSLLQYQSFSEGEMLPTASASSHPAGPPAAMTSGAAGASGLSGGHNLASTGEEGPLKKPKKERKERGRENGKDEFPKKMSKKRKLADGSRKLVQPIALDSSGRPVFPIALGGLTVYSLGEIITDRMFFHDECAIYPAGFCSTRVFASMKCADQQCLYTCQIKDMGAGPQFEIVPEEDPQNAIVASSALMCHGNLLKAIASVSSKSVAPIVPSGADFFGFSHPTIQNLIQSCPGARKCSNYRWIRFEVCRSGDVQVPHSLSEDDASVNFEAYQRHRGFGDIKTEHVTGRLNISFSHCSCFLHSAGAEMTSGLVTLTRGLYTRHRPSWSDMREPGRLRV from the exons ATGGATTCACTCAACACTTTTGAATCTGAGATGGAGGCTGACGGTCAGGGAAACTACTCTCTGTTTCCTGCTCTGGACAGCATCGCGAGTCTCTCTGGGACCGCCGAGGCTCTGGAGAG CGAACCACCGAGTGAAATAGCAGAGAAGCCAAACCTCACATGGCTCGACGCGGCACAG ATTGTCTTGGAAGACGCTGGCCGTTCCATGCACATAAAGGAGATTAAACAGAGAATCATCGACAGGGGACTCGTTCAATCCAA TGCGAAATCAAGCCTGGAGGCTGTCATGTACCGTGAG ACACAAAAAGGCAGCAGGAGATTCAAGAGGATTGAGAACAGAAACGGAGTCTTTGCCCTGCTG ACCGACGAGGAGCGGCAGCAGGCCCTGCAGGCCTTCACCGCCCAGTCTTTCCTCGGCTCTCCGCAGCACAATACCGTCTCCAGTTCGGGCTCGGGTACCTCGGCGCACgccttcccctcccccaccagtTCCTCGGAGCATAGGACCAAGATGAAGAGGGGCCcacgaaaaaaacaaaacgaaaAGTACCAACTCAAGTACCTTAGACTTCGCAAAGCTGCCCGCGCCATGATATTT GAGAATGCAGCTCTCTGTGATGAAGTTGCCCACTTAGAAGAGAAGTTTCTGAGAGCGAAGGAGGAGCGGAG GTTTTTACTGAAGTCCTTGTTGCAGTACCAGTCGTTTTCCGAGGGGGAGATGTTGCCAACAGCCAGCGCCAGCTCTCATCCAGCGGGACCGCCTGCAGCAATGACCTCAGGTGCCGCGGGGGCCTCAGGCTTGTCCGGGGGGCATAACCTGGCGTCGACGGGGGAAGAGGGGCCGCTTAAAAAAcccaagaaggaaaggaaagagcgAGGCCGGGAAAATGGAAAGGACGAGT TTCCAAAGAAGATGTCCAAGAAGAGGAAGCTAGCAGACGGGTCTCGGAAGCTGGTGCAGCCCATCGCTCTGGACTCGTCTGGTCGGCCGGTCTTTCCCATCGCGCTGGGAGGTTTAACGGTCTACAGCCTGGGAGAG ATCATCACCGACAGGATGTTTTTCCATGATGAGTGCGCCATCTACCCGGCGGGCTTCTGCAGCACTCGAGTCTTTGCCAGCATGAAATGCGCCGACCAGCAGTGCCTCTACACCTGCCAGATCAAGGATATGGGAGCAGGTCCGCAG TTTGAGATCGTGCCTGAGGAAGATCCTCAGAATGCCATCGTGGCCTCCTCCGCCCTGATGTGCCACGGCAATCTACTGAAGGCCATCGCGTCCGTCAG TTCCAAGTCTGTGGCGCCCATCGTGCCATCGGGGGCCGACTTCTTTGGCTTCTCACACCCCACGATCCAGAATCTCATCCAGAGTTGTCCCGGAGCGCGCAAATGTAGCAA ctACCGATGGATACGCTTTGAGGTGTGTCGCAGCGGCGACGTTCAGGTCCCTCACAGCCTGTCGGAGGACGACGCCTCGGTGAACTTTGAGGCCTACCAGAGACATCGGGGCTTCGGCGACATCAAGACGGAGCACGTGACAGGTCGCTTGAACATCAGTTTTTCACATTGCAGTTGTTTTTTACACTCGGCTGGAGCAGAGATGACCTCAGGTCTCGTTACATTGACGCGTGGACTGTACACTCGGCACAGGCCATCCTGGTCAGACATGCGTGAACCGGGTCGTCTTCGGGTTTGA
- the tbrg1 gene encoding transforming growth factor beta regulator 1 isoform X3, whose amino-acid sequence MDSLNTFESEMEADGQGNYSLFPALDSIASLSGTAEALESEPPSEIAEKPNLTWLDAAQIVLEDAGRSMHIKEIKQRIIDRGLVQSNAKSSLEAVMYRETQKGSRRFKRIENRNGVFALLTDEERQQALQAFTAQSFLGSPQHNTVSSSGSGTSAHAFPSPTSSSEHRTKMKRGPRKKQNEKYQLKYLRLRKAARAMIFENAALCDEVAHLEEKFLRAKEERRFLLKSLLQYQSFSEGEMLPTASASSHPAGPPAAMTSGAAGASGLSGGHNLASTGEEGPLKKPKKERKERGRENGKDEFPKKMSKKRKLADGSRKLVQPIALDSSGRPVFPIALGGLTVYSLGEIITDRMFFHDECAIYPAGFCSTRVFASMKCADQQCLYTCQIKDMGAGPQFEIVPEEDPQNAIVASSALMCHGNLLKAIASVSSKSVAPIVPSGADFFGFSHPTIQNLIQSCPGARKCSNYRWIRFEVCRSGDVQVPHSLSEDDASVNFEAYQRHRGFGDIKTEHVTGLCCE is encoded by the exons ATGGATTCACTCAACACTTTTGAATCTGAGATGGAGGCTGACGGTCAGGGAAACTACTCTCTGTTTCCTGCTCTGGACAGCATCGCGAGTCTCTCTGGGACCGCCGAGGCTCTGGAGAG CGAACCACCGAGTGAAATAGCAGAGAAGCCAAACCTCACATGGCTCGACGCGGCACAG ATTGTCTTGGAAGACGCTGGCCGTTCCATGCACATAAAGGAGATTAAACAGAGAATCATCGACAGGGGACTCGTTCAATCCAA TGCGAAATCAAGCCTGGAGGCTGTCATGTACCGTGAG ACACAAAAAGGCAGCAGGAGATTCAAGAGGATTGAGAACAGAAACGGAGTCTTTGCCCTGCTG ACCGACGAGGAGCGGCAGCAGGCCCTGCAGGCCTTCACCGCCCAGTCTTTCCTCGGCTCTCCGCAGCACAATACCGTCTCCAGTTCGGGCTCGGGTACCTCGGCGCACgccttcccctcccccaccagtTCCTCGGAGCATAGGACCAAGATGAAGAGGGGCCcacgaaaaaaacaaaacgaaaAGTACCAACTCAAGTACCTTAGACTTCGCAAAGCTGCCCGCGCCATGATATTT GAGAATGCAGCTCTCTGTGATGAAGTTGCCCACTTAGAAGAGAAGTTTCTGAGAGCGAAGGAGGAGCGGAG GTTTTTACTGAAGTCCTTGTTGCAGTACCAGTCGTTTTCCGAGGGGGAGATGTTGCCAACAGCCAGCGCCAGCTCTCATCCAGCGGGACCGCCTGCAGCAATGACCTCAGGTGCCGCGGGGGCCTCAGGCTTGTCCGGGGGGCATAACCTGGCGTCGACGGGGGAAGAGGGGCCGCTTAAAAAAcccaagaaggaaaggaaagagcgAGGCCGGGAAAATGGAAAGGACGAGT TTCCAAAGAAGATGTCCAAGAAGAGGAAGCTAGCAGACGGGTCTCGGAAGCTGGTGCAGCCCATCGCTCTGGACTCGTCTGGTCGGCCGGTCTTTCCCATCGCGCTGGGAGGTTTAACGGTCTACAGCCTGGGAGAG ATCATCACCGACAGGATGTTTTTCCATGATGAGTGCGCCATCTACCCGGCGGGCTTCTGCAGCACTCGAGTCTTTGCCAGCATGAAATGCGCCGACCAGCAGTGCCTCTACACCTGCCAGATCAAGGATATGGGAGCAGGTCCGCAG TTTGAGATCGTGCCTGAGGAAGATCCTCAGAATGCCATCGTGGCCTCCTCCGCCCTGATGTGCCACGGCAATCTACTGAAGGCCATCGCGTCCGTCAG TTCCAAGTCTGTGGCGCCCATCGTGCCATCGGGGGCCGACTTCTTTGGCTTCTCACACCCCACGATCCAGAATCTCATCCAGAGTTGTCCCGGAGCGCGCAAATGTAGCAA ctACCGATGGATACGCTTTGAGGTGTGTCGCAGCGGCGACGTTCAGGTCCCTCACAGCCTGTCGGAGGACGACGCCTCGGTGAACTTTGAGGCCTACCAGAGACATCGGGGCTTCGGCGACATCAAGACGGAGCACGTGACAG GTCTTTGCTGTGAGTAG
- the tbrg1 gene encoding transforming growth factor beta regulator 1 isoform X4: protein MDSLNTFESEMEADGQGNYSLFPALDSIASLSGTAEALESEPPSEIAEKPNLTWLDAAQIVLEDAGRSMHIKEIKQRIIDRGLVQSNAKSSLEAVMYRETQKGSRRFKRIENRNGVFALLTDEERQQALQAFTAQSFLGSPQHNTVSSSGSGTSAHAFPSPTSSSEHRTKMKRGPRKKQNEKYQLKYLRLRKAARAMIFENAALCDEVAHLEEKFLRAKEERRFLLKSLLQYQSFSEGEMLPTASASSHPAGPPAAMTSGAAGASGLSGGHNLASTGEEGPLKKPKKERKERGRENGKDEFPKKMSKKRKLADGSRKLVQPIALDSSGRPVFPIALGGLTVYSLGEIITDRMFFHDECAIYPAGFCSTRVFASMKCADQQCLYTCQIKDMGAGPQFEIVPEEDPQNAIVASSALMCHGNLLKAIASVSSKSVAPIVPSGADFFGFSHPTIQNLIQSCPGARKCSNYRWIRFEVCRSGDVQVPHSLSEDDASVNFEAYQRHRGFGDIKTEHVTDAAVP, encoded by the exons ATGGATTCACTCAACACTTTTGAATCTGAGATGGAGGCTGACGGTCAGGGAAACTACTCTCTGTTTCCTGCTCTGGACAGCATCGCGAGTCTCTCTGGGACCGCCGAGGCTCTGGAGAG CGAACCACCGAGTGAAATAGCAGAGAAGCCAAACCTCACATGGCTCGACGCGGCACAG ATTGTCTTGGAAGACGCTGGCCGTTCCATGCACATAAAGGAGATTAAACAGAGAATCATCGACAGGGGACTCGTTCAATCCAA TGCGAAATCAAGCCTGGAGGCTGTCATGTACCGTGAG ACACAAAAAGGCAGCAGGAGATTCAAGAGGATTGAGAACAGAAACGGAGTCTTTGCCCTGCTG ACCGACGAGGAGCGGCAGCAGGCCCTGCAGGCCTTCACCGCCCAGTCTTTCCTCGGCTCTCCGCAGCACAATACCGTCTCCAGTTCGGGCTCGGGTACCTCGGCGCACgccttcccctcccccaccagtTCCTCGGAGCATAGGACCAAGATGAAGAGGGGCCcacgaaaaaaacaaaacgaaaAGTACCAACTCAAGTACCTTAGACTTCGCAAAGCTGCCCGCGCCATGATATTT GAGAATGCAGCTCTCTGTGATGAAGTTGCCCACTTAGAAGAGAAGTTTCTGAGAGCGAAGGAGGAGCGGAG GTTTTTACTGAAGTCCTTGTTGCAGTACCAGTCGTTTTCCGAGGGGGAGATGTTGCCAACAGCCAGCGCCAGCTCTCATCCAGCGGGACCGCCTGCAGCAATGACCTCAGGTGCCGCGGGGGCCTCAGGCTTGTCCGGGGGGCATAACCTGGCGTCGACGGGGGAAGAGGGGCCGCTTAAAAAAcccaagaaggaaaggaaagagcgAGGCCGGGAAAATGGAAAGGACGAGT TTCCAAAGAAGATGTCCAAGAAGAGGAAGCTAGCAGACGGGTCTCGGAAGCTGGTGCAGCCCATCGCTCTGGACTCGTCTGGTCGGCCGGTCTTTCCCATCGCGCTGGGAGGTTTAACGGTCTACAGCCTGGGAGAG ATCATCACCGACAGGATGTTTTTCCATGATGAGTGCGCCATCTACCCGGCGGGCTTCTGCAGCACTCGAGTCTTTGCCAGCATGAAATGCGCCGACCAGCAGTGCCTCTACACCTGCCAGATCAAGGATATGGGAGCAGGTCCGCAG TTTGAGATCGTGCCTGAGGAAGATCCTCAGAATGCCATCGTGGCCTCCTCCGCCCTGATGTGCCACGGCAATCTACTGAAGGCCATCGCGTCCGTCAG TTCCAAGTCTGTGGCGCCCATCGTGCCATCGGGGGCCGACTTCTTTGGCTTCTCACACCCCACGATCCAGAATCTCATCCAGAGTTGTCCCGGAGCGCGCAAATGTAGCAA ctACCGATGGATACGCTTTGAGGTGTGTCGCAGCGGCGACGTTCAGGTCCCTCACAGCCTGTCGGAGGACGACGCCTCGGTGAACTTTGAGGCCTACCAGAGACATCGGGGCTTCGGCGACATCAAGACGGAGCACGTGACAG ACGCCGCAGTCCCCTAG
- the tbrg1 gene encoding transforming growth factor beta regulator 1 isoform X2, which yields MDSLNTFESEMEADGQGNYSLFPALDSIASLSGTAEALESEPPSEIAEKPNLTWLDAAQIVLEDAGRSMHIKEIKQRIIDRGLVQSNAKSSLEAVMYRETQKGSRRFKRIENRNGVFALLTDEERQQALQAFTAQSFLGSPQHNTVSSSGSGTSAHAFPSPTSSSEHRTKMKRGPRKKQNEKYQLKYLRLRKAARAMIFENAALCDEVAHLEEKFLRAKEERRFLLKSLLQYQSFSEGEMLPTASASSHPAGPPAAMTSGAAGASGLSGGHNLASTGEEGPLKKPKKERKERGRENGKDEFPKKMSKKRKLADGSRKLVQPIALDSSGRPVFPIALGGLTVYSLGEIITDRMFFHDECAIYPAGFCSTRVFASMKCADQQCLYTCQIKDMGAGPQFEIVPEEDPQNAIVASSALMCHGNLLKAIASVSSKSVAPIVPSGADFFGFSHPTIQNLIQSCPGARKCSNYRWIRFEVCRSGDVQVPHSLSEDDASVNFEAYQRHRGFGDIKTEHVTGQTPQSPSSSHQHHLTSPTMKPSTSYFNS from the exons ATGGATTCACTCAACACTTTTGAATCTGAGATGGAGGCTGACGGTCAGGGAAACTACTCTCTGTTTCCTGCTCTGGACAGCATCGCGAGTCTCTCTGGGACCGCCGAGGCTCTGGAGAG CGAACCACCGAGTGAAATAGCAGAGAAGCCAAACCTCACATGGCTCGACGCGGCACAG ATTGTCTTGGAAGACGCTGGCCGTTCCATGCACATAAAGGAGATTAAACAGAGAATCATCGACAGGGGACTCGTTCAATCCAA TGCGAAATCAAGCCTGGAGGCTGTCATGTACCGTGAG ACACAAAAAGGCAGCAGGAGATTCAAGAGGATTGAGAACAGAAACGGAGTCTTTGCCCTGCTG ACCGACGAGGAGCGGCAGCAGGCCCTGCAGGCCTTCACCGCCCAGTCTTTCCTCGGCTCTCCGCAGCACAATACCGTCTCCAGTTCGGGCTCGGGTACCTCGGCGCACgccttcccctcccccaccagtTCCTCGGAGCATAGGACCAAGATGAAGAGGGGCCcacgaaaaaaacaaaacgaaaAGTACCAACTCAAGTACCTTAGACTTCGCAAAGCTGCCCGCGCCATGATATTT GAGAATGCAGCTCTCTGTGATGAAGTTGCCCACTTAGAAGAGAAGTTTCTGAGAGCGAAGGAGGAGCGGAG GTTTTTACTGAAGTCCTTGTTGCAGTACCAGTCGTTTTCCGAGGGGGAGATGTTGCCAACAGCCAGCGCCAGCTCTCATCCAGCGGGACCGCCTGCAGCAATGACCTCAGGTGCCGCGGGGGCCTCAGGCTTGTCCGGGGGGCATAACCTGGCGTCGACGGGGGAAGAGGGGCCGCTTAAAAAAcccaagaaggaaaggaaagagcgAGGCCGGGAAAATGGAAAGGACGAGT TTCCAAAGAAGATGTCCAAGAAGAGGAAGCTAGCAGACGGGTCTCGGAAGCTGGTGCAGCCCATCGCTCTGGACTCGTCTGGTCGGCCGGTCTTTCCCATCGCGCTGGGAGGTTTAACGGTCTACAGCCTGGGAGAG ATCATCACCGACAGGATGTTTTTCCATGATGAGTGCGCCATCTACCCGGCGGGCTTCTGCAGCACTCGAGTCTTTGCCAGCATGAAATGCGCCGACCAGCAGTGCCTCTACACCTGCCAGATCAAGGATATGGGAGCAGGTCCGCAG TTTGAGATCGTGCCTGAGGAAGATCCTCAGAATGCCATCGTGGCCTCCTCCGCCCTGATGTGCCACGGCAATCTACTGAAGGCCATCGCGTCCGTCAG TTCCAAGTCTGTGGCGCCCATCGTGCCATCGGGGGCCGACTTCTTTGGCTTCTCACACCCCACGATCCAGAATCTCATCCAGAGTTGTCCCGGAGCGCGCAAATGTAGCAA ctACCGATGGATACGCTTTGAGGTGTGTCGCAGCGGCGACGTTCAGGTCCCTCACAGCCTGTCGGAGGACGACGCCTCGGTGAACTTTGAGGCCTACCAGAGACATCGGGGCTTCGGCGACATCAAGACGGAGCACGTGACAG GACAGACGCCGCAGTCCCCTAGCTCCTCTCATCAGCACCACCTGACCTCCCCCACTATGAAGCCCTCTACCTCGTATTTCAACTCCTGA
- the siae gene encoding sialate O-acetylesterase → MATTLCVVFMLVASLHAGEGDLRFASYYGDHMVLQKSPERAVLWGRGPEGAQVTLTLSGPSTQNVSVCTVKNGIWRVALDPVEAGGPYNVTAAAPSGAATLTDVLFGDIWLCGGQSNMWLQLSKIFNASKELKRSAKYPHVRIFMAALNLSETERTDLIQVEIPWSVPPANVAQFSAVCWLFGRYLYKRLQYPIGLVESCWGGTPVEVWSSSRALQRCGLYHTNSKVHQSFPYTYCKDCSLFSSGPKENSVLWNAMIHPLLNMTVKGAIWYQGEANSGYHQENYNCSFPAMIDDWRLAFHQGSGGQTAPDFPFGFVQLSTYQKGSKNDAFPNIRWHQTADNGFVPNSRMWKTFMAVALDLPDAASPYGSIHPRDKQDVARRLTLGARAVAYNEKRVSFEGPFPKELSVSAPMSVNITYDQKVSVTPSRSIFEIFCSGVQTPYGPEPRWVAAPIMHWGPATVQLSTSSCPLPHAVAAVRYAWRDWPCSFKACAIYSASGVLPAPPFDLPLSSRRKPGT, encoded by the exons ATGGCgacaactctgtgtgttgtcttCATGCTTGTTGCGTCTCTTCACGCCGGCG agggggACCTGCGCTTCGCCTCCTACTATGGAGACCACATGGTGCTGCAGAAGTCTCCAGAGCGCGCCGTGCTGTGGGGCCGCGGCCCCGAGGGGGCCCAGGTGACCCTCACCTTGTCAGGACCATCGACACAGAACGTCTCAGTCTGCACCGTGAAGAACG GTATCTGGCGCGTCGCCCTTGACCCGGTTGAAGCCGGCGGCCCCTACAATGTGACGGCAGCCGCTCCGAGCGGCGCGGCCACTCTGACAGATGTGCTGTTTGGAGACATCTGGCTGTGTGGAGGGCAGAGCAACATGTGGCTACAGCTGTCTAAG ATTTTCAACGCGTCGAAGGAGCTGAAACGTTCAGCGAAGTATCCTCACGTGAGGATCTTCATGGCGGCCTTGAACCTGAGTGAAACTGAGCGGACTGATTTGATTCAAGTGGAAATTCCCTGGTCTGTGCCGCCAGCGA ATGTGGCACAGTTCTCTGCAGTGTGCTGGCTCTTTGGACGCTACTTGTATAAGAGGCTGCAGTACCCCATAGGCCTGGTGGAGTCCTGTTGGGGGGGCACACCCGTCGAAGTCTGGTCCTCCTCAAGAGCACTGCAGCGGTGCGGACTGTATCACACGAACAG taaGGTCCACCAAAGCTTTCCTTACACTTACTGCAAAGATTGCTCGTTATTTTCTTCCGGTCCTAAAGAGAATTCGGTCTTGTGGAATGCGATGATTCACCCGCTGCTCAACATGACCGTCAAAGGAGCCATCTGGTACCAAG gcgaggcgaattctggataTCACCAAGAGAATTACAACTGTTCCTTCCCAGCGATGATCGATGACTGGAGGCTGGCGTTTCACCAGGGCTCGGGGGGGCAGACGGCGCCCGACTTCCCTTTTGGATTTGtccag CTGTCCACCTACCAAAAAGGCTCCAAGAATGACGCTTTTCCGAACATCCGCTGGCACCAGACGGCCGACAACGGCTTTGTGCCCAATTCCCGGATGTGGAAAACCTTCATGGCCGTGGCTTTGGATTTACCAGATGCAGCGTCACCCTATGGCTC GATCCACCCGCGGGACAAGCAGGATGTGGCCCGCAGACTGACCCTGGGAGCTCGGGCGGTGGCTTATAATGAGAAGCGCGTGTCCTTCGAAGGTCCTTTCCCCAAGGAACTCAGTGTGTCGGCGCCCATGTCGGTCAACATCACCTACGACCAGAAGGTGTCCGTCACGCCATCCAGAAGCATCTTTGAG ATCTTTTGCTCAGGGGTTCAGACTCCATATGGGCCTGAGCCTCGCTGGGTCGCagctcccatcatgcactggggcCCGGCCACCGTCCAGTTATCTACCAGCTCCTGTCCACTTCCTCATGCAGTAGCTGCCGTCCGCTATGCGTGGAGAGACTGGCCCTGTAGCTTTAAGGCCTGTGCGATCTACAGCGCCAGTGGGGTTTTACCCGCGCCTCCTTTTGACCTGCCGCTCTCCAGCCGAAGGAAACCAGGAACTTGA